Within Dehalococcoidia bacterium, the genomic segment ATAATATGAGGCATGGAACTGATTCATCTTTCGCATGGTGTCTATCAATGTGATTATCATGTAGTTCTGGTAACAAAATACAGGAAAGAGATATTCAATCTCATTAGGGTCTAATTCCCCGCCGCTTGCGGCGAATCCGGTAAATATGTCCAGATTCACAAAGATCAACTAAGATTATTGTGATACCCCGACGCTTGCGTCGGGGAGAATGTCATTTTCCGTCCACCCCCCTACTCGCTCGAGGAGAACTACCCAAGCTGAAATTTAATCTCCTGCTAAGCACCTTCTAATCTCTGCTTAAGCAACGGGGCATATTATAGTTATGTATGTATTACGACGGTGATAGGGATGTGCACCAACACAGGAACTAAAAGAAAGGAAGGAACATGGAGAACAAAAAGGATATCTTGGTAGCAACCGGAGCAGGAGTCTTCCTGGTTGCCGCTGCGCTGCTTATTTTTGCGGTGCCGGCGCTGGCAGGCGTACCCACCACCGGAGCACAGGGAACATCCGGATGCGGGGCGACCGACGCCCAGGGCCAGGTAAGCTGTCCGATGGCTAATAGTACGACTCAGGGTGCCATCGGGGATACGAATACAACCGGCGGCGCTTGCCACTAGCAGTTCAAAAACCTGGTGCGGAACAGCATTTTTCGATTGCGGTTTAAGGAGAGAGTAATGGCGATTGAAGGGCAAGTCAGGAGCTCTCATAAAGCTTCAAAAACCCAGTCGACATATATCGATGAAATAACTGCGGTAGTGGGCGAACTCGACAGTCTGTTGGAGGAGATGAAACAGACGTTAGAGATAGTAAGACTCACTGTGGGCGAAGTTGAATCTCCCGCAGGCGGTATTATGCTTAAAAGCCCCTAGACAGACAGTCCAGTCCCAACCTCTGTCAGCTCTCTACTAGCTGGAAAACATATAAAATATTATAATAATATATAAAGATATAATCTTCCTGGATAAAAATATGAATGGCATCGTAATCAATATCAATCCGGTCATCTTTCAGGTCGGGCACGTCGAGCTCAGGTGGTATAGCCTGGCCGTGCTTGCGGCGGCGCTTGCGGTGTTTTTCATTGCCGTGAGGGGTGCAAAACAGAAGGGCATACCAAGCGAGGTTATCTATAATCTCACCCCATGGGTGTTGTTGGGTGGGGTCGTGGGGGCGCGGCTGTTCCACGTGCTCGACCACTTAAGTTACTACCTGGCTAACCCCATCCAGATTATACAGCTGCAACAGGGAGGCCTGGCCATCTGGGGTGCGCTCATCGGGGGAGGGTTGGCCATCGCCATCTATGCCAGGGCGCAGCGCATTTCGCTCGGTCTTCTGGCCGATATTCTGGTCCCCGCCATCCTGGTCGGTCAGATTATCGGGCGTTTCGGATGCATCGTCAACGGCGACGCAGCGGGCGGCGCGACCACCCTGCCCTGGGGTTTTATCTATACTAATCCTGCCTCTTCCATAGCCCCCGGCCTACTGGGCGTACCCACGCACCCATATCCAGTCTACGAGATGCTCTGGAACGCCGCCACTTTACTCCTGGTGCATATACTAAAAGGGCGTTTCAACAAGAACGGCAT encodes:
- the lgt gene encoding prolipoprotein diacylglyceryl transferase yields the protein MNGIVININPVIFQVGHVELRWYSLAVLAAALAVFFIAVRGAKQKGIPSEVIYNLTPWVLLGGVVGARLFHVLDHLSYYLANPIQIIQLQQGGLAIWGALIGGGLAIAIYARAQRISLGLLADILVPAILVGQIIGRFGCIVNGDAAGGATTLPWGFIYTNPASSIAPGLLGVPTHPYPVYEMLWNAATLLLVHILKGRFNKNGMLFAVYLALYALGRLLLTTVRYESVLFWGLQEAQVLAIAAWALAGAIILKLNRRRNLIPEREIKDEHL